The following proteins are encoded in a genomic region of Micrococcaceae bacterium Sec5.8:
- the purB gene encoding adenylosuccinate lyase, producing MPETAAPADTRTPSGRLALAASPQPVALGPLDGRYQPAVAPLVDYLSEAALNRDRVAVEVEWLIHLTGNSVLPGAGPLSAEQQQKLRAIVTEFDAGSVAELADIEAVTVHDVKAVEYYIGRRLPGIGIERLTAMVHFGCTSEDINNLSYALGIKGAVEDVWLPAARKLVSQITAMAEDNRAVPMLSRTHGQPATPTTLGKELAVSAHRLTRQLDRIARTEYLGKINGATGTYAAHVASIPGADWEQVARSFVEGLGLGWNPLTTQIESHDWQAELYADVARFNRILHNVCTDVWSYISIGYFVQIPVAGATGSSTMPHKVNPIRFENAEANLEISSGLLDVLGSTLVTSRWQRDLTDSSSQRNIGVAFGHSLLAISNVAKGLDRLKVAGDVLAADLDTNWEVLGEAIQMVMRAEAIAGVEGMENPYERLKDLTRGQRVDAVRMQEFVQSLGLSADAEARLLALTPGKYTGIADKLVDHLA from the coding sequence ATGCCTGAAACTGCTGCTCCAGCTGATACCCGCACGCCGTCCGGACGCCTTGCCCTCGCCGCGTCCCCACAACCGGTCGCGCTCGGCCCGCTGGACGGCAGGTACCAGCCCGCCGTCGCGCCGCTGGTCGACTACCTCTCCGAGGCCGCCCTCAACCGCGACCGGGTCGCCGTCGAAGTTGAATGGCTCATCCACTTGACCGGCAACAGCGTGCTCCCCGGTGCCGGACCGCTGTCCGCGGAGCAGCAACAGAAACTGCGCGCCATCGTCACTGAATTCGACGCCGGCTCGGTCGCCGAACTGGCAGACATCGAAGCCGTCACTGTGCACGACGTCAAAGCCGTCGAGTACTACATCGGCCGCCGCCTGCCCGGCATCGGCATCGAACGCCTGACCGCCATGGTGCACTTCGGCTGCACTTCCGAGGACATCAACAACCTCTCCTACGCCCTGGGCATCAAGGGCGCCGTCGAGGACGTCTGGCTGCCCGCCGCCCGGAAGCTCGTCTCCCAGATCACTGCCATGGCCGAGGACAACCGCGCCGTGCCCATGCTCTCCCGCACCCACGGCCAGCCGGCCACTCCCACCACGCTCGGCAAGGAACTGGCCGTCAGCGCGCACCGGCTGACCCGCCAGCTGGACCGCATCGCCCGGACCGAATACCTCGGCAAGATCAACGGCGCCACAGGCACCTATGCCGCACACGTGGCCTCCATCCCCGGCGCCGACTGGGAACAGGTCGCCAGGAGCTTCGTTGAGGGCCTGGGCCTGGGCTGGAACCCGCTGACCACGCAAATCGAAAGCCATGACTGGCAGGCCGAGCTGTACGCCGACGTCGCACGGTTCAACCGGATCCTGCACAACGTCTGCACGGACGTTTGGAGCTACATCTCGATCGGCTACTTCGTGCAGATCCCGGTCGCAGGCGCCACGGGCTCCTCCACCATGCCGCACAAGGTCAATCCGATCCGCTTCGAAAACGCCGAGGCCAACCTGGAGATCTCCTCCGGGCTGCTGGACGTCCTGGGCTCCACGTTGGTGACCTCCCGATGGCAGCGCGACCTCACCGACTCCTCCTCGCAGCGCAACATCGGCGTGGCGTTCGGCCACTCCCTGCTCGCCATCTCCAACGTGGCCAAGGGCCTGGACCGGCTCAAGGTCGCCGGGGACGTCCTGGCCGCGGACCTCGACACCAACTGGGAAGTCCTGGGCGAAGCCATCCAGATGGTCATGCGCGCCGAGGCCATCGCCGGCGTCGAGGGCATGGAGAACCCCTACGAACGGCTCAAAGACCTGACCCGCGGGCAGCGCGTCGATGCGGTGCGGATGCAGGAGTTCGTCCAGAGCCTGGGCCTGTCCGCCGACGCTGAAGCCCGGCTGCTGGCGCTCACCCCCGGCAAGTACACCGGCATCGCGGACAAGCTGGTGGACCACCTGGCATGA
- a CDS encoding ABC transporter ATP-binding protein, with protein MIRFENVKVTFGDFTAIPGLDLEVKPGEFFTLLGPSGCGKTTALRTLAGFIEPVAGDVYVDGKAVTRLPSDKRQIGMVFQNYALFPSMSVWENIAFGLRVRKETRADSERLVRDIAKRVDLSDEQMAKNVSELSGGQQQRVAVARALVLQPKILLLDEPLSNLDAKLRHQLRQQLKDLQSEFGITTVYVTHDQDEALAMSDRVAVFNNGVIEQIGTPQSIYDHSASEFVCNFIGDSSRLTGEFVAELNRQSRHTLDPAANSYLRVEKASLDAGGGDGSAVAIGGTVVSKTYHGLHSRYVVRCLGADIRLLVKEDGGAQPGTGSQATVYVQPQHVLQYHPESGAGVENRLQQAARL; from the coding sequence ATGATTCGTTTCGAGAACGTCAAGGTCACCTTCGGTGATTTCACCGCCATTCCGGGCTTGGACCTTGAGGTGAAACCGGGTGAATTCTTTACCCTGCTGGGACCCTCTGGCTGTGGGAAGACGACGGCGCTGCGCACCCTCGCCGGGTTTATCGAGCCGGTTGCCGGCGACGTGTACGTCGACGGCAAGGCCGTCACCCGGCTTCCGAGCGACAAGCGCCAGATCGGCATGGTCTTCCAGAACTATGCTTTGTTCCCCAGCATGAGCGTTTGGGAAAACATCGCCTTCGGTTTGCGGGTTCGCAAGGAAACGCGGGCCGACAGCGAGCGCCTGGTCCGCGATATTGCCAAACGAGTGGACCTCTCGGACGAGCAAATGGCCAAGAACGTATCGGAGCTTTCCGGCGGTCAGCAGCAACGGGTCGCCGTCGCCCGCGCCCTGGTACTCCAACCGAAGATTCTGCTCCTTGACGAGCCGCTCTCCAATTTGGACGCAAAGCTCCGCCACCAGTTGCGGCAGCAACTCAAGGATCTGCAGAGTGAATTCGGCATCACAACGGTTTACGTCACCCACGATCAAGACGAAGCGCTGGCGATGAGTGACCGGGTGGCCGTCTTCAATAACGGAGTTATCGAACAGATCGGCACTCCGCAAAGCATCTACGACCACTCAGCATCCGAATTTGTCTGCAATTTTATCGGCGACAGTTCCCGCCTTACGGGCGAGTTTGTTGCGGAACTGAACCGTCAATCCAGGCACACGCTGGATCCCGCGGCTAACTCATACCTGCGGGTGGAAAAGGCATCCCTGGACGCCGGCGGCGGGGATGGCTCCGCCGTCGCGATCGGAGGAACCGTGGTCTCCAAGACCTATCACGGCCTGCACAGCCGGTACGTGGTCCGTTGCCTTGGCGCCGACATCCGGCTGCTGGTCAAGGAGGACGGCGGGGCCCAACCGGGTACGGGCAGCCAGGCAACCGTTTACGTTCAGCCACAACACGTCCTGCAGTACCACCCGGAATCGGGGGCTGGCGTGGAAAACCGGCTGCAGCAGGCGGCCCGCCTGTGA
- a CDS encoding phage holin family protein: MRSFIVRVIINALALAVACWILTGLDITTAGDGALNTALGYLFIGLIFGLVNAFVKPIISLLSLPITILTLGLFTIVINAGMLYLTAWISSYTAVNFTIDSFFWTAVFAALIISAVSLVASALPALDR; this comes from the coding sequence ATGCGCTCATTTATCGTACGAGTCATCATCAACGCGCTGGCCCTGGCCGTAGCGTGCTGGATCCTGACCGGCCTGGATATCACCACTGCCGGCGACGGCGCGCTCAACACCGCCCTGGGCTACCTTTTCATCGGGTTGATCTTCGGCCTCGTCAACGCCTTCGTCAAGCCCATCATCAGCCTGCTCTCGCTGCCGATCACCATTCTCACCCTGGGCCTTTTCACGATTGTCATCAACGCGGGAATGCTTTATTTGACGGCTTGGATCAGCAGTTACACGGCTGTGAACTTCACCATCGACTCTTTCTTCTGGACAGCGGTGTTCGCTGCCCTCATTATCAGCGCAGTGTCCCTGGTGGCCAGCGCTCTTCCCGCGCTTGACCGCTAG
- a CDS encoding extracellular solute-binding protein codes for MVAGAVAVALLTGCGAGAAAPTPSDPAPETAAVAPSGPPSGETLIVYTNSNGEGRGEWLTAKAAEAGFKIEIVGAGGADATNKLIAEKNNPIADVAFGLNNMYFEQVKAAGAIEPITPSWSGEVDGAKGDQGATKAYWPLVQQAILLGYNSDKFSQEQAPKDWTDLWTQDKFKTRYERVTGLGTATAQLVFASILTRYKDDGGDLGISDEGWKQVEEYFKNGTPAVAKTDLFARIASGDTDMGQMPSSIIAEREKSFKVNVATVMPSVGVPLAIEQVALVKGSKKKDEALKFIDWFGSAQTQGDWAQQFNSMPVNKSAVAKAKPEVVEFFDSLKQQDIDWNFVQANMGKWVEKIELEYMT; via the coding sequence ATGGTTGCCGGCGCCGTCGCCGTCGCCCTTCTTACCGGTTGCGGAGCGGGCGCAGCAGCCCCCACACCCTCCGATCCTGCGCCCGAAACGGCCGCCGTGGCGCCTTCCGGGCCGCCGTCCGGCGAAACCCTCATTGTCTACACCAATTCCAATGGTGAAGGCCGCGGTGAGTGGCTGACAGCAAAGGCTGCTGAGGCTGGTTTTAAGATCGAGATCGTGGGTGCCGGCGGCGCTGACGCCACTAACAAGTTGATTGCCGAGAAGAACAACCCGATAGCAGACGTCGCGTTCGGGCTGAACAATATGTATTTCGAGCAGGTAAAGGCCGCCGGTGCCATCGAACCGATCACCCCCTCATGGTCGGGCGAGGTCGACGGCGCCAAGGGAGACCAGGGCGCAACCAAGGCTTACTGGCCCCTGGTGCAGCAGGCCATCCTTTTGGGTTATAACTCCGATAAGTTCAGCCAGGAACAAGCCCCCAAGGACTGGACCGACTTGTGGACCCAGGACAAATTCAAAACCCGCTATGAGCGCGTCACCGGCCTCGGGACGGCAACCGCGCAACTGGTGTTCGCCAGCATCCTGACCCGCTACAAGGACGACGGCGGCGATCTGGGCATCTCAGATGAAGGCTGGAAGCAGGTCGAAGAGTACTTCAAGAACGGCACCCCGGCAGTGGCCAAGACGGACCTTTTCGCACGTATCGCCTCCGGTGACACGGACATGGGCCAGATGCCGTCATCGATCATTGCCGAACGTGAAAAATCGTTCAAGGTCAACGTAGCGACCGTCATGCCGTCTGTCGGTGTTCCACTGGCCATCGAGCAAGTGGCGCTCGTTAAGGGCTCCAAGAAAAAGGACGAAGCCCTGAAATTTATCGACTGGTTTGGCAGCGCGCAGACCCAGGGTGACTGGGCACAGCAGTTCAATTCCATGCCGGTCAACAAATCAGCCGTGGCCAAGGCAAAGCCCGAAGTAGTCGAGTTCTTCGACTCGCTCAAGCAGCAGGATATCGATTGGAACTTCGTGCAGGCGAACATGGGCAAGTGGGTCGAAAAGATCGAGCTCGAATACATGACCTGA
- a CDS encoding GNAT family N-acetyltransferase — MQTNPRLNIRQVTWANPVGADLRAAQQAELDARFGSSDHEPGPPPSGADTAVFLVAHDKASGQPVGCGGLRLLDAHTAEIKRLYVLPYTRGSGVASSILAALEAHAHALGITSITAEAGSVQTDGRQFYENSGFVPVPNFGPYIGVDHSYCYTKAIDSHSAAHTAMA, encoded by the coding sequence ATGCAGACCAACCCGCGGCTCAACATCCGGCAAGTGACCTGGGCCAACCCGGTGGGCGCGGACCTCCGCGCAGCCCAGCAGGCCGAGCTCGATGCCCGCTTCGGCTCCAGCGACCACGAGCCCGGCCCGCCGCCGTCGGGGGCCGACACTGCCGTGTTCCTCGTCGCCCACGACAAGGCGTCGGGCCAACCGGTGGGTTGCGGGGGATTGCGCCTCCTTGACGCGCACACCGCCGAGATCAAACGACTGTATGTGCTGCCGTACACCCGCGGATCCGGAGTGGCCAGTTCCATTCTGGCCGCCCTGGAAGCGCATGCCCATGCCCTCGGCATCACCTCCATCACCGCGGAGGCCGGCTCGGTACAGACTGACGGCCGGCAGTTCTACGAGAACTCAGGTTTCGTTCCGGTGCCGAACTTCGGGCCGTACATCGGCGTGGACCACTCCTACTGCTACACGAAAGCCATTGATTCGCACAGCGCCGCCCACACGGCCATGGCCTGA
- a CDS encoding thiamine pyrophosphate-dependent dehydrogenase E1 component subunit alpha — MGATHLPSTEFDGTDIEDRQEAAAEARMGAPAEPMVQLLAPDGTLGTDPVFSVYAERLTTEKLRGFYADMAKIRRFDVEATALQRQGQLALWVPLTGQEAAQIGSGRASQPQDYIFPTYREHGVALTRNVDLAELLRQFRGVSNGGWNPKDTNFHLYTLVLAAQTPHAVGYAMGIQRDQKLAASTALAGATPAQPAEPNAAVMVYFGDGASSEGDVHESMVFASSYKAPVVFFCQNNHWAISVPSSVQTRVPLADRAKGYGFPGIRVDGNDVVAVHAVTEWALERARRGEGPVLIEAFTYRVGAHTTADDPTKYRESAEESRWRAKDPLDRLEKYLRAEGLAGDSFFEQVRADGDELAAYVRKTTHDLETPDIRTAFANTYVEAHPLVAEELAWFEEYSAGFADDAAVPAEGATN, encoded by the coding sequence ATGGGCGCCACACATCTGCCCTCTACCGAGTTCGATGGAACCGATATTGAAGACCGGCAGGAAGCTGCGGCCGAGGCCCGCATGGGGGCTCCAGCCGAGCCCATGGTGCAACTCCTCGCCCCTGACGGCACGCTCGGAACTGACCCCGTGTTCTCGGTTTACGCCGAACGTCTCACTACGGAGAAGCTGCGCGGATTTTACGCCGATATGGCGAAAATCCGACGCTTCGACGTGGAAGCAACGGCACTGCAGCGCCAGGGCCAGTTGGCGTTGTGGGTGCCGCTGACCGGCCAGGAGGCAGCCCAGATCGGCTCCGGACGGGCCAGCCAGCCACAGGACTATATCTTTCCCACGTACCGTGAGCACGGCGTTGCCCTGACCCGCAACGTGGACCTGGCTGAGCTGTTGCGCCAGTTCCGGGGAGTGTCGAACGGGGGCTGGAACCCCAAGGACACCAACTTCCACCTCTACACCCTGGTCCTCGCGGCCCAGACACCCCATGCGGTGGGCTATGCGATGGGCATCCAGCGTGACCAGAAGCTCGCAGCTTCGACCGCTCTTGCGGGGGCAACCCCCGCTCAGCCGGCGGAGCCCAACGCGGCCGTGATGGTCTACTTTGGCGACGGAGCAAGCTCCGAGGGCGACGTCCATGAGTCCATGGTCTTCGCCTCCTCGTACAAGGCGCCGGTGGTGTTCTTCTGCCAGAACAACCACTGGGCGATCTCGGTCCCCAGTTCCGTGCAGACCCGCGTTCCGCTCGCCGACCGGGCCAAGGGCTATGGGTTCCCGGGAATCCGGGTGGACGGAAACGACGTCGTGGCGGTCCATGCCGTCACTGAATGGGCGCTGGAACGGGCCCGTCGGGGCGAAGGCCCGGTGCTGATCGAGGCGTTCACCTACCGCGTCGGCGCGCACACCACCGCTGATGACCCCACGAAGTACCGGGAATCCGCCGAAGAGAGCCGGTGGCGTGCCAAAGATCCGCTCGACCGCCTGGAAAAGTACCTGCGCGCCGAGGGGCTCGCCGGCGATTCGTTCTTCGAGCAGGTGCGGGCCGACGGTGATGAACTCGCCGCCTACGTCCGCAAGACCACCCATGACCTCGAGACGCCGGACATCCGGACCGCATTCGCCAACACCTACGTGGAGGCCCACCCGCTGGTGGCAGAGGAGCTGGCCTGGTTTGAGGAGTACAGCGCGGGATTCGCCGACGACGCAGCAGTCCCGGCGGAAGGTGCCACTAACTGA
- a CDS encoding iron ABC transporter permease encodes MLRSPAVLIVGIALTWFITAFLVWPNANVLIQTFFPNGSFSGRAAEKLFSSQRAMKSLGNSFLLAIVLSVTVNLVGIFIVLVTQYFRIRGSRILFLGYATTFIYGGIVLAAGYKFIYGDKGIVTGFLLALFPGMDPGWFSGFFAVLAVMTFATTTNHMLFVTNALKNVDFQTIEAARNMGASTWTILRRIVLPMLKPTLFAVTVLSFLTGLGALSAPQVLGGRDFQTITPMILTFSNSPTSRDLAALLAVILGVATILMLAVMTRLEKGGTYFSVSKVSAGLQKQQIRNPAANAVVHTAAYLLFAVYTLPVVLIVLYSFADGAAIQTGRLAPGSLTLDNYIRVLTQPSGLRPFIISIVYSALAAVIAVGGLLFVARLLQKHRNWVTGVFEYLLHIPWILPSALLALGLILSYDHPSPLVGGTVLTGTTVILLIAFVTVKIPFTLRMLKASFASVNSSLEEAANIMGAKTLYIFRRILLPIVLPAATAIMALNFNSMLDDYDTAIFLAHPLFQPLGLVIKANTDGAEGVDGVSNTFVYTVLLMVITGVTMYLVYGRAARKPARKPRTRAGGKDVLPSQPAATPNDPALVP; translated from the coding sequence ATGCTCCGTTCCCCCGCCGTTCTCATCGTCGGCATAGCCCTCACGTGGTTCATCACGGCTTTCCTGGTCTGGCCGAATGCCAACGTTTTGATCCAGACGTTTTTCCCGAATGGAAGTTTCTCCGGGCGCGCCGCCGAGAAACTCTTCTCGTCCCAGCGGGCGATGAAGTCCCTCGGCAACAGCTTCCTGCTGGCCATCGTCCTATCCGTCACCGTCAACCTGGTGGGCATCTTCATCGTGCTGGTCACCCAGTACTTCAGGATTCGCGGTTCAAGGATCCTGTTCCTCGGCTACGCCACCACGTTTATTTATGGCGGTATCGTTCTGGCCGCCGGGTACAAATTCATCTACGGGGACAAAGGCATTGTCACCGGCTTCCTGCTGGCGCTGTTTCCGGGGATGGATCCCGGATGGTTTTCCGGATTCTTCGCCGTCCTTGCAGTGATGACCTTCGCCACGACCACCAACCACATGTTGTTCGTCACCAATGCGCTGAAAAATGTCGACTTCCAGACCATCGAGGCTGCCCGGAATATGGGTGCCTCTACGTGGACCATCTTGCGGCGGATTGTTCTTCCGATGCTCAAACCGACCCTGTTTGCGGTCACCGTCCTCTCGTTCCTGACCGGCTTGGGCGCGCTGTCCGCGCCGCAAGTCCTGGGCGGACGGGACTTTCAGACCATCACTCCGATGATCCTCACGTTCTCCAACAGCCCCACATCCCGGGATCTCGCTGCGCTGCTCGCCGTCATCCTGGGAGTCGCCACCATCCTGATGCTGGCCGTCATGACCCGGCTGGAGAAGGGCGGCACCTACTTCTCCGTGTCCAAGGTCTCCGCCGGGCTGCAAAAGCAGCAGATCCGCAATCCCGCAGCAAACGCTGTTGTCCACACCGCCGCCTACCTGTTATTCGCCGTTTACACCCTCCCGGTCGTCTTGATCGTGCTCTATTCCTTCGCCGACGGCGCAGCTATCCAAACCGGGCGCCTCGCTCCAGGCAGTCTTACCCTGGACAACTACATCCGGGTGCTGACCCAGCCGTCGGGCCTGCGGCCGTTCATCATCAGCATCGTCTACAGCGCACTGGCCGCGGTGATTGCCGTCGGGGGACTGCTTTTCGTTGCCCGACTTCTGCAGAAGCACCGCAACTGGGTCACGGGTGTCTTCGAGTACCTGCTCCACATTCCGTGGATCCTACCCTCGGCGTTGCTGGCCCTTGGCTTGATTCTCAGCTACGACCACCCGAGCCCGCTGGTGGGCGGCACCGTACTGACGGGAACCACCGTTATCTTGCTCATTGCATTTGTCACCGTGAAGATTCCCTTCACCCTGCGCATGCTGAAGGCCTCGTTCGCTTCCGTGAACTCCTCGCTTGAGGAAGCTGCGAACATCATGGGCGCCAAAACCCTATATATTTTCCGCCGGATTCTCTTGCCGATCGTGCTGCCCGCAGCGACGGCGATCATGGCGCTCAACTTCAACAGCATGCTGGATGACTACGATACGGCGATCTTCCTGGCCCACCCGCTATTTCAACCTCTGGGGCTGGTGATCAAGGCGAACACGGACGGAGCCGAGGGCGTTGACGGCGTCTCGAACACATTCGTCTATACAGTGCTTCTCATGGTCATCACCGGGGTAACCATGTATCTGGTCTATGGCCGGGCGGCTAGAAAGCCTGCACGGAAACCCAGGACTCGGGCCGGCGGCAAGGACGTCTTGCCCTCTCAGCCAGCGGCAACGCCCAACGATCCGGCGCTCGTGCCCTGA
- a CDS encoding transketolase C-terminal domain-containing protein yields MTTMTIAKAINEGLRATLTNNPRALLMGEDIGPLGGVYRVTDGLIAEFGADRVVDTPLAESGIIGTAIGLSLRGYLPVCEIQFDGFVFPGFNQITTQLAKMHARSNGNLTVPVVIRIPYGGGIGSIEHHSESPEALFAHTAGLRIITPSNPHDAYWMIQQAVDCQDPVIVFEPKRRYWLKGEVDTESPGTSADPFKAHVLREGTDATVAVYGPLVPVALAAANAAAEDGRSIEVVDLRSISPIDFDTVTASVKKTGRLVVAHEAPTFGGIGGEIAARISERAFHCLEAPVIRVGGFHMPYPVAKVEEDYLPDIDRILEALDRAFSY; encoded by the coding sequence ATGACCACCATGACCATAGCCAAGGCCATTAACGAAGGTCTTCGCGCGACGCTGACCAACAACCCCCGCGCCCTGCTCATGGGCGAGGACATCGGTCCCCTCGGCGGCGTGTACCGCGTCACCGACGGGCTTATCGCGGAGTTCGGTGCAGACCGCGTCGTGGACACCCCGCTGGCGGAGTCCGGCATCATCGGGACCGCGATCGGCCTGTCCCTGCGTGGCTACTTGCCCGTCTGCGAAATCCAGTTCGACGGCTTCGTCTTCCCGGGCTTCAACCAGATCACCACCCAGCTGGCCAAGATGCATGCACGCAGCAACGGCAACCTGACCGTGCCCGTCGTCATCCGGATCCCCTATGGCGGCGGCATCGGCTCGATCGAGCACCACTCCGAGTCCCCGGAGGCGCTGTTCGCCCACACCGCCGGCCTGCGGATCATCACCCCGTCCAACCCGCACGACGCCTACTGGATGATCCAACAAGCTGTCGACTGCCAGGACCCTGTGATTGTCTTCGAACCGAAGCGCCGCTACTGGCTCAAAGGTGAGGTCGATACGGAATCCCCCGGAACCTCGGCAGACCCCTTCAAGGCCCACGTGCTCCGCGAGGGGACTGACGCGACCGTGGCGGTGTACGGCCCGTTGGTTCCGGTGGCCCTGGCAGCGGCCAACGCCGCCGCTGAAGACGGCCGCAGCATCGAAGTGGTGGACCTGCGCTCCATCTCACCGATCGACTTCGACACCGTCACAGCCTCCGTTAAGAAGACGGGCCGGCTGGTGGTGGCCCACGAGGCGCCCACCTTCGGTGGAATCGGCGGCGAAATCGCGGCCCGGATCAGTGAACGGGCCTTCCACTGCCTCGAGGCACCTGTCATCCGCGTCGGAGGCTTCCATATGCCCTATCCCGTAGCCAAAGTGGAGGAGGACTACCTCCCCGACATCGACCGCATCCTTGAGGCGCTGGACCGTGCTTTCTCGTACTGA
- a CDS encoding histidinol-phosphate transaminase, producing the protein MTSSENTAGGTRPRPVVDLLPRYAAGKPPAPVEGLASYKLSSNENPLPPIPAVQQAIAAQTDFNRYPDPLSSKLRSALAGFLDVPAEDIVTGAGSLGALNQLLATFAGQNDDGKPDEVIYAWRSFEAYPISVGLAGADSVQIPLTADGRHDLDAMAAAVTARTRVILLCTPNNPTGPILTAEETERFLRTVPADIVVVIDEAYQEFVRDGQAVNGIEMYRKYPNVVVLRTFSKAHGLAGLRVGYSVSNPDLTQHLRVAATPFSVSQIAETAAVTSLKHFHEVVERVQSLVDERDRVTSALRDLGWFVPAAQGNFVWLNLGADSAEFAALAGERALSVRAFADEGVRVSIGEAEANTRFLELCAIYTKPPRRS; encoded by the coding sequence ATGACCTCATCAGAGAACACGGCAGGGGGCACCAGGCCCCGTCCGGTGGTAGACCTTCTTCCCCGCTACGCGGCCGGCAAGCCCCCGGCCCCCGTCGAGGGCCTGGCCAGCTACAAGTTGTCCTCCAACGAAAACCCGCTCCCGCCGATCCCTGCAGTGCAGCAGGCCATCGCGGCGCAGACGGACTTCAACCGCTACCCGGATCCGCTCAGCAGCAAGCTGCGAAGCGCGCTCGCCGGTTTCCTGGACGTTCCGGCCGAGGACATTGTCACCGGCGCCGGAAGCCTCGGAGCCCTGAACCAGCTGCTTGCCACGTTCGCCGGGCAAAACGACGATGGCAAGCCTGACGAGGTCATCTACGCCTGGCGGTCTTTCGAGGCCTACCCCATCAGCGTGGGACTCGCCGGCGCAGACAGTGTGCAGATCCCCCTGACCGCGGACGGCCGGCACGACCTCGATGCCATGGCGGCCGCGGTGACCGCCCGAACCAGGGTGATCCTGCTGTGCACACCCAACAACCCCACCGGCCCCATCCTGACCGCAGAGGAAACCGAACGCTTCCTCCGGACCGTCCCGGCCGACATTGTGGTGGTCATCGACGAGGCCTACCAGGAGTTCGTCCGCGACGGCCAGGCCGTGAACGGCATCGAGATGTACCGGAAATACCCCAACGTTGTGGTGCTGCGCACCTTCTCGAAGGCACACGGACTCGCCGGGCTGCGGGTGGGCTACAGCGTGTCCAACCCCGACCTCACGCAGCATCTGCGGGTTGCGGCCACCCCCTTCTCCGTGTCCCAGATCGCCGAGACGGCAGCAGTCACCTCGCTGAAGCACTTTCATGAAGTTGTAGAAAGGGTACAAAGCCTGGTGGACGAACGGGACCGGGTCACGTCCGCGCTGCGGGACCTGGGCTGGTTCGTGCCGGCGGCGCAGGGGAACTTCGTCTGGCTCAATCTCGGCGCCGATAGCGCCGAATTCGCGGCTCTGGCGGGGGAGCGGGCGCTCTCGGTCCGCGCTTTCGCCGACGAGGGGGTGCGGGTCAGCATAGGGGAAGCGGAAGCCAACACGCGTTTCCTGGAGCTCTGTGCGATCTATACAAAACCTCCGAGGCGTTCCTAG
- a CDS encoding histidine phosphatase family protein, producing MRLLLIRHGQTPGNVLGQLDTAHPGPGLTELGQRQAAALARSLGDQQIDFLYASTLIRTQITAAPLSAARGLGVEVLEGLQEIEAGSLEKLNDKESHVRYLGTVFGWAAGELHRRMPAGPSGHEFFERFDASIARVAAAAGSGAGTAAVVSHGAAIRVWAGLRATNVESGFAARHVLANTGIVALEGDPDAGWRLIHWDDSPVGGLALVDPTAEDPTGRTL from the coding sequence ATGAGGCTCCTGCTGATCCGCCACGGCCAGACCCCGGGTAACGTCCTGGGCCAGCTGGACACCGCCCACCCGGGCCCCGGGCTGACCGAACTCGGCCAGCGGCAGGCGGCCGCCCTGGCGCGGTCGCTGGGGGATCAGCAGATCGACTTTCTGTACGCTTCCACCCTGATCCGCACCCAGATCACCGCCGCGCCGCTCTCGGCCGCCCGCGGACTGGGCGTCGAGGTGCTGGAGGGCCTGCAGGAGATCGAGGCCGGATCGCTGGAAAAGCTCAACGACAAGGAATCGCACGTGCGCTACCTGGGCACCGTGTTTGGCTGGGCGGCCGGGGAACTGCACCGCCGGATGCCGGCCGGGCCCAGCGGGCATGAGTTTTTCGAACGCTTCGACGCCTCCATCGCCCGGGTTGCCGCAGCAGCAGGCAGCGGCGCCGGGACGGCTGCCGTCGTCAGCCACGGGGCTGCGATCCGTGTCTGGGCGGGCCTCCGGGCCACCAATGTGGAGTCGGGCTTCGCCGCCCGCCACGTCCTTGCCAACACCGGCATCGTGGCGCTGGAAGGAGATCCGGATGCCGGCTGGCGGCTCATCCACTGGGACGACAGCCCCGTGGGCGGCCTGGCCCTGGTGGACCCGACGGCGGAGGACCCCACCGGCCGCACGCTGTAG